One window from the genome of Salisaeta longa DSM 21114 encodes:
- a CDS encoding glycosyltransferase family 2 protein — protein MAWYAPINTEGGRLWSCNFSARSDVFSQLDGFDESYPFALEDMDFKIRVSKAGFSTVFVKDAAVVHPWRVQSPEAIFNRQLREFRGWYRFAKKHPDKIQEFRVGYLLSPVFAAFDDVYGHFLTHKGCGLSSYIAFLVGGVIKAVGIVALSISSRS, from the coding sequence ATGGCCTGGTACGCTCCGATTAACACAGAAGGCGGACGGCTTTGGTCGTGCAATTTTTCTGCTCGATCTGATGTGTTTAGTCAGCTTGATGGATTCGATGAGTCCTATCCGTTTGCGCTCGAAGATATGGACTTTAAAATCCGTGTTTCAAAGGCGGGATTTTCAACTGTGTTTGTAAAAGATGCAGCGGTTGTTCATCCCTGGCGTGTTCAAAGCCCGGAAGCGATATTTAATCGACAGCTTCGTGAGTTCCGGGGCTGGTATCGATTTGCAAAAAAGCATCCTGACAAGATTCAAGAGTTCAGAGTTGGTTATCTTCTGAGTCCTGTTTTCGCTGCCTTCGATGATGTGTATGGCCACTTCTTGACTCATAAAGGTTGCGGGCTGTCTTCTTATATTGCCTTTTTGGTTGGTGGTGTAATAAAAGCAGTTGGAATTGTCGCTCTTAGTATTTCATCTCGTAGCTAA
- a CDS encoding glycosyltransferase family 2 protein — MSVIIPTYQRPDDLARCLDQLVPGAQTLPFDQYEVIVTDDEGEGSETEQLVKENYDWARWVPAPGQGPAANRNNGARYAKGEWLVFTDDDCIPDAKWLAAFAHHMEAPANTILEGKTIANGPKPGPGWEAPLNLKGGKLWSCNFAIPRKAFDKVGGFDELYPSAAVEDVDFRKRVLMSGGDLWFVESALVVHPWRRMGTLLSQLKKVVSWRRYYEKYPEELCLFNRNYFIGAVSALLKEAARFVIGKSNKKEVFSKAASLFKSFIILKIKCSNVR, encoded by the coding sequence ATGAGCGTTATCATTCCTACCTACCAGCGTCCGGATGATCTGGCCCGTTGCCTGGATCAGCTGGTACCGGGGGCGCAGACGTTGCCGTTTGATCAGTATGAGGTCATTGTGACTGATGATGAGGGCGAAGGAAGTGAAACCGAGCAACTGGTAAAAGAAAACTATGACTGGGCGCGATGGGTGCCAGCCCCGGGACAAGGCCCTGCTGCGAATCGAAATAATGGAGCTCGGTATGCAAAAGGCGAGTGGTTGGTCTTTACGGATGACGACTGTATTCCAGACGCAAAGTGGTTAGCCGCCTTTGCGCACCATATGGAGGCACCTGCCAATACGATTCTTGAAGGTAAAACAATTGCGAATGGCCCTAAACCCGGACCTGGCTGGGAAGCCCCGCTGAACCTGAAGGGCGGAAAGCTTTGGTCCTGTAACTTCGCTATTCCGCGCAAAGCATTTGATAAGGTCGGAGGCTTCGACGAACTGTATCCGTCAGCAGCTGTAGAAGACGTTGACTTTAGAAAGCGCGTGCTCATGAGCGGAGGTGACCTTTGGTTTGTAGAGTCCGCGCTCGTGGTTCACCCGTGGCGACGTATGGGGACACTGCTTAGCCAATTGAAAAAGGTAGTTTCTTGGAGGCGTTATTACGAAAAATACCCCGAAGAGCTGTGTCTCTTCAACCGGAACTACTTCATTGGAGCCGTAAGTGCCCTGCTTAAAGAAGCTGCACGTTTCGTAATCGGTAAGAGCAATAAGAAAGAAGTATTTTCGAAAGCAGCTTCACTTTTCAAGTCTTTTATTATTTTGAAGATAAAATGTAGTAATGTAAGATAG
- a CDS encoding glycosyltransferase family 4 protein, translating into MESLVFSLPIIKAAYQQDQPIIHFSESVPVRVLYKLRERLGGDFTLLFSNGGPMSPEHYMRFDYVQVLTPMQKRQALEAGFPEDRLFLVPYGLNCSCFEASKQSANLDLKDQFDLPKDRTIVLSVGAINTHHKRMDWLVREAARLDPSEYFFWMVGQKEGKETRDVKALAKEKLSDASYQFDTVSYDQMPAVYRAADLFALCSLHEGFGRVYIEAMAAERPVLAHPTPNTEWILGETNPGLVAMDKPGRLATQIEQMADDEALRGDLGTSNQRRAYEMFDWGQLKADYIEMYRAVAERER; encoded by the coding sequence ATGGAGAGCTTGGTCTTTAGCCTACCTATCATCAAGGCCGCGTATCAGCAAGATCAGCCGATCATTCACTTCAGTGAAAGTGTACCAGTCCGCGTCCTCTACAAGCTACGCGAGCGATTGGGCGGAGACTTCACGCTCCTGTTTTCAAATGGCGGACCGATGTCTCCTGAGCACTACATGCGGTTTGACTATGTGCAGGTTTTGACGCCTATGCAGAAGCGACAGGCGCTGGAGGCAGGATTTCCTGAGGATCGTCTGTTTTTGGTACCGTACGGTCTCAACTGCAGCTGCTTTGAGGCCAGCAAGCAATCCGCTAATCTCGACCTGAAGGACCAGTTTGATCTCCCGAAAGACCGCACCATTGTGCTTTCGGTTGGCGCAATCAATACGCATCACAAGCGTATGGACTGGCTGGTTCGGGAAGCGGCCCGGCTTGATCCATCGGAGTACTTCTTCTGGATGGTCGGGCAGAAAGAAGGGAAAGAAACGCGGGACGTAAAGGCACTGGCCAAAGAAAAGCTTTCAGACGCTTCGTATCAATTCGACACCGTCTCATACGACCAGATGCCTGCCGTATATCGAGCGGCTGATCTATTTGCGCTCTGTAGCCTGCACGAGGGGTTCGGGCGCGTGTACATTGAGGCAATGGCGGCGGAGCGCCCCGTGCTTGCGCATCCGACCCCTAACACGGAATGGATTCTTGGGGAGACCAATCCGGGACTTGTTGCGATGGATAAGCCGGGCAGGCTAGCCACCCAAATCGAGCAGATGGCCGATGATGAGGCGCTGCGAGGTGATCTAGGGACATCGAATCAGAGACGCGCGTACGAGATGTTTGATTGGGGACAGTTGAAAGCAGATTACATTGAAATGTACAGAGCAGTTGCAGAACGTGAGCGGTAA